A genomic region of Rhodothermales bacterium contains the following coding sequences:
- a CDS encoding DUF2254 domain-containing protein — translation MNLLKYWDRLRSSFWFVPAVMTLAAAGLASGIVSLDRSESLAWLHRLPMIYTGTPEGASSVLSGISSGMITIAGVVFSMTLVALSLASGQFGPRLLRNFMRDTTNQVVLGTFVATFLYCLLVLRSIRFGEGDAAFVPDLAVTLSIVGAVGAMGVLIYFIHHVAISIQADHVVARVGEEFVDQVDMLFPEHLGDPDGDTDPEEEDFDAVAARFSATGDRNRSTVCLERDGYLQAIDAEEHLQIAREADLRIKLLTAPGDYVIAGVPVAVIHPRPDDETLRALRKGFILGRERTTLQDPSFPLDQLVEMAVRALSPGVNDPFTAARCLDRLTSGLVRAGRRRRPSAVRLDAEGVPRVWAPLRDFQHLLHRACDGIRPHTAGSAQTIQDLMRMLATLAGEVRRAEDAQAVREQAAALVRVGRDSLTEPRDLERLEGLYAGVSQTMRIPAEVD, via the coding sequence GTGAATTTGCTCAAGTACTGGGACCGCCTGCGATCGAGCTTCTGGTTCGTGCCCGCCGTGATGACCCTGGCGGCGGCCGGCCTTGCCTCGGGCATCGTCAGCCTCGACCGATCGGAGAGCCTGGCGTGGCTGCACAGGCTGCCCATGATCTACACCGGCACGCCGGAGGGGGCCTCGTCTGTCCTGTCCGGGATATCCAGCGGCATGATCACGATTGCGGGCGTGGTGTTTTCCATGACGCTCGTGGCGCTCTCGCTGGCGTCCGGCCAGTTCGGTCCGCGCCTCCTGCGCAACTTCATGCGGGATACCACCAATCAGGTGGTGCTCGGAACGTTTGTCGCCACGTTCCTCTACTGCCTGCTGGTTCTGCGCAGCATCCGATTCGGTGAAGGCGACGCGGCTTTCGTACCCGACCTGGCCGTGACGCTGTCCATCGTCGGCGCCGTGGGGGCGATGGGCGTGCTGATCTACTTCATCCACCACGTGGCCATCTCCATCCAGGCGGACCACGTGGTGGCCCGGGTCGGCGAAGAGTTTGTGGACCAGGTGGACATGCTGTTTCCAGAGCATCTCGGCGATCCGGATGGGGACACCGATCCGGAGGAAGAGGATTTCGATGCGGTTGCAGCACGCTTCTCGGCGACCGGGGACCGGAATCGGTCCACCGTGTGCCTGGAACGGGACGGCTATCTGCAGGCGATTGATGCCGAGGAGCATCTTCAGATAGCACGTGAGGCCGACCTGCGCATCAAGCTCCTGACAGCGCCCGGAGACTATGTGATTGCCGGCGTTCCCGTTGCGGTAATCCATCCACGGCCCGATGACGAGACGCTGCGTGCCCTTCGGAAGGGGTTCATCCTTGGCCGGGAGCGCACGACCCTGCAGGACCCCTCGTTCCCGCTGGACCAGTTGGTGGAAATGGCCGTGCGTGCGCTGTCGCCGGGGGTAAATGACCCGTTCACGGCCGCCCGATGCCTGGATCGGCTGACGTCCGGGCTTGTGCGCGCCGGCCGAAGAAGGCGCCCGTCGGCAGTCCGGCTCGACGCGGAGGGCGTACCTCGTGTCTGGGCACCGCTCCGGGACTTCCAGCACCTCCTCCATCGGGCTTGCGACGGGATCCGGCCACACACAGCCGGAAGCGCCCAGACCATTCAGGATTTGATGCGCATGCTGGCTACCCTCGCCGGTGAGGTTCGACGAGCCGAAGACGCCCAGGCCGTTCGGGAACAGGCTGCAGCGCTTGTTCGGGTCGGTCGGGATAGCCTGACGGAGCCGCGGGACCTGGAACGGTTGGAGGGCCTGTATGCGGGTGTCAGCCAGACGATGCGCATACCGGCTGAGGTCGACTAA
- a CDS encoding glycosyl hydrolase 53 family protein yields the protein MRSVRKSLGLLAVGMLVLATSATAQLPEHVVGADVSFLTRVEEGGASFSAMGSGVDPIAQMVSEGFNTFRLRLWHTPAGGTNGLAYTTALAQRIVGAGGSWLLDIHYSDSWADPGTQTPPAAWAGLDVETMADSVLAYTNRVLRHLSASGVSPAAVQIGNEITSGMLWDVARVGGSFDTPASWARLAEVLRHAHSAVREVLPDVPVIVHIDRGGDAAGTQWFMDNLTAAGYTPDMLGLSYYPWWHGSLQDLRDTLQRVSSRYGVPAIVLETAYPWTFSWYDNTHNLVGSGASLPDGYPATPAGQRDFLVALDETVALQSGRGWIYWAPEWIAAPGFGSSWENLALFDEDGAWHHAERLTGVEATPGQPAWSVYPNPSAGLPQSTCPEHLEVFDLQGRPVSSVALAAGVYVARCGNLPRKLFVVQ from the coding sequence GTGCGTAGTGTCCGGAAGTCGCTTGGACTTCTGGCGGTCGGCATGCTGGTGCTGGCGACTTCCGCCACCGCGCAGTTGCCCGAGCATGTGGTCGGCGCGGATGTCTCCTTCCTGACCCGCGTTGAAGAGGGCGGTGCATCCTTCTCTGCGATGGGGTCCGGCGTGGATCCCATCGCCCAGATGGTGTCCGAGGGATTCAACACCTTCCGGCTTCGGCTGTGGCACACGCCGGCGGGCGGCACGAACGGGCTTGCCTACACAACGGCCCTGGCGCAGCGCATCGTCGGGGCGGGCGGATCCTGGCTGCTGGACATCCACTACTCGGACTCCTGGGCCGATCCGGGCACGCAGACCCCACCGGCGGCGTGGGCGGGGCTCGATGTCGAGACCATGGCCGACAGTGTTCTGGCGTACACGAACCGGGTACTGCGACACCTGAGCGCCTCGGGCGTGTCGCCCGCGGCGGTGCAGATTGGGAACGAGATCACCAGTGGCATGCTCTGGGACGTGGCAAGGGTCGGCGGATCGTTCGACACACCGGCGTCCTGGGCAAGACTGGCTGAGGTGCTTCGGCATGCGCACAGTGCCGTGCGGGAGGTTCTGCCGGATGTCCCGGTGATTGTGCACATTGACCGCGGTGGTGATGCCGCGGGCACCCAGTGGTTTATGGACAATCTCACGGCGGCCGGATACACCCCGGACATGCTGGGTCTGTCATATTACCCATGGTGGCACGGCAGCCTGCAGGACTTGCGGGATACCCTGCAGCGCGTTTCCTCCCGGTATGGTGTGCCGGCCATCGTGCTGGAGACCGCCTACCCCTGGACGTTCTCCTGGTACGACAATACCCACAACCTGGTCGGAAGCGGGGCGTCCCTGCCGGACGGATATCCGGCGACGCCGGCCGGGCAGCGCGATTTCCTGGTCGCGTTGGATGAGACTGTGGCCTTGCAGTCCGGGCGCGGTTGGATCTACTGGGCTCCAGAGTGGATTGCGGCACCGGGTTTCGGAAGCAGTTGGGAGAACCTGGCGTTGTTTGACGAGGATGGGGCCTGGCACCACGCCGAGCGACTGACGGGCGTCGAGGCCACGCCCGGGCAACCGGCCTGGTCCGTCTATCCCAACCCTTCTGCGGGACTTCCGCAATCTACCTGTCCGGAGCACCTGGAAGTGTTCGACCTGCAGGGGCGACCGGTGTCCAGCGTCGCATTGGCGGCGGGGGTCTATGTGGCGCGGTGCGGAAACCTGCCCCGGAAACTGTTCGTCGTGCAGTAG
- a CDS encoding glycine--tRNA ligase, producing the protein MADVLDKIVSLSKRKGFIFQSSEVYGGLAATYDYGPLGVELKRNVTQRWWNAMVYRNDNVAGLDAAILMHPTVWKASGHVDAFNDPMIDDRTSKNRYRADQLIENHIERLRKKGKDSEAGRVYEDLVAALHADDAAKALYDIIIAEEIKSPDSGVADWTDVRQFNLMFETRLGALAGDSDKVYLRPETAQGIFVNFHNVRESARMQVPFGIAQIGKAFRNEIVARQFIFRMREFEQMEMQYFVKPGEQKEAFELWRERRMQWHLDNGIRADKLRWHEHEKLAHYADAAFDVQYEFPIGWQEVEGIHSRTDFDLKGHEEHSGKNLHYRDPHTNEKYIPYVVETSVGLDRTVLMLLCEAYREEQLEKETRTVMKFHPAVAPIKVAIFPLVRKDGMPEMAHRIEADLQQHFLCSYDEKGAVGRRYRRMDEVGTPFCVTVDGDSTADGTVTVRERDSMEQTRMPAEKVAGFVLERMSAWKAD; encoded by the coding sequence ATGGCCGACGTCCTCGACAAAATCGTTTCGCTGTCCAAGCGGAAGGGCTTCATTTTCCAGTCTTCCGAGGTGTACGGCGGCCTCGCGGCTACCTATGACTACGGGCCGCTCGGCGTCGAGCTGAAGCGAAACGTGACGCAGCGTTGGTGGAACGCGATGGTCTATCGGAACGACAACGTTGCGGGACTGGACGCCGCCATCCTGATGCACCCGACCGTGTGGAAAGCGTCCGGTCATGTGGACGCGTTCAATGATCCGATGATCGACGACAGGACGTCCAAGAATCGGTATCGCGCGGACCAGTTGATCGAGAATCACATCGAGCGGCTGCGAAAAAAAGGCAAGGACTCCGAAGCCGGGCGCGTCTATGAAGACCTGGTGGCTGCGCTTCATGCGGATGACGCCGCCAAGGCCCTGTACGACATCATTATTGCCGAGGAGATCAAGTCTCCGGACTCCGGCGTCGCCGACTGGACGGACGTGCGTCAGTTCAACCTGATGTTCGAGACGCGGCTCGGGGCGCTGGCCGGCGACAGCGACAAGGTGTATCTGCGGCCGGAGACGGCGCAGGGCATTTTCGTCAACTTCCACAATGTGCGCGAGTCGGCACGTATGCAGGTGCCGTTCGGCATCGCGCAGATCGGCAAGGCCTTCCGCAATGAGATTGTGGCCCGCCAGTTCATCTTCCGTATGCGCGAGTTCGAGCAGATGGAGATGCAGTACTTCGTAAAGCCGGGCGAGCAGAAGGAGGCGTTTGAGCTGTGGCGCGAACGTCGTATGCAGTGGCACCTGGACAACGGCATTCGTGCCGACAAGCTGCGCTGGCACGAACACGAGAAACTGGCGCACTACGCAGATGCGGCATTTGACGTGCAGTACGAGTTCCCGATCGGATGGCAGGAGGTGGAAGGCATCCACTCCCGCACCGACTTCGATCTGAAGGGGCACGAGGAGCACTCAGGCAAGAACCTGCACTACAGGGATCCGCACACCAACGAGAAGTACATCCCGTACGTCGTCGAGACGTCGGTGGGTCTGGACCGCACGGTTCTCATGCTCCTCTGTGAGGCGTATCGAGAGGAGCAGCTGGAGAAAGAGACCCGCACGGTGATGAAGTTTCACCCGGCCGTTGCACCGATCAAGGTGGCCATTTTTCCGCTCGTCAGGAAGGACGGCATGCCGGAAATGGCGCATCGGATCGAGGCGGACCTGCAGCAGCACTTCCTCTGTTCCTACGATGAGAAAGGCGCCGTGGGACGCCGCTATCGCCGCATGGACGAAGTCGGAACGCCGTTCTGCGTCACCGTGGACGGAGACTCCACGGCAGACGGCACCGTTACCGTGCGTGAGCGCGATTCCATGGAGCAGACCCGCATGCCGGCAGAAAAGGTCGCAGGGTTTGTGCTGGAGCGCATGAGTGCCTGGAAGGCCGACTAA